One genomic region from Salvelinus sp. IW2-2015 linkage group LG12, ASM291031v2, whole genome shotgun sequence encodes:
- the adamts1 gene encoding LOW QUALITY PROTEIN: A disintegrin and metalloproteinase with thrombospondin motifs 1 (The sequence of the model RefSeq protein was modified relative to this genomic sequence to represent the inferred CDS: inserted 3 bases in 2 codons; deleted 4 bases in 2 codons): protein MMWFVCVSFSLITALCVSAAHGTWEESTVVPVRLDPVRPEREAEQGRTLSVEEREKESEMRVYRLDVFGKRVVLELEPDQTFLAPGFVFHVVGSPELQAQRESDSSAAETRCFFSGTVNGEEDSAAALNLCHGLRGGFYLQGEEYFIYPNNSTDAQPIDGDLHLIRRRGRESFAEESSSKCGVNEDEDRLPENQETKVNHGTTBPDHPAHHQRSKRFVSTPRFVEIMIVADQSMAEFHGAGLKPYLLTIMAVASRLYRHPTIHNSISLAVVKLLVVYEEESGPQVSSNAALTLRNFCQWQRQHNPPSDRHPEHYDTAVLFTRTDLCGAHSCDTLGMADVGTVCDPERSCSIIEDDGLQAAFTVAHELGHVFNMPHDDSKQCASVNGDHWGSHMMASTLSNLDQLQPWSPCSALMVTSFMDNGHGQCLLDKPHKSQPLPATLPGTVYDADRQCRLTFGEESQHCPDLSTTCVALWCTVTTTNGLLVCQTKNFPWADGTRCGHDSFCLAGHCLSKTEAARHQTPVNGAWGVWGPWGDCSRTCDGGVQFSFRDCDSPLPKNGGKYCEGKRIQYRSCNTEICPDSNGVSFREEQCLAHNDISSQVSFGSGEGVEWVPKYAGVSPKDRCKLVCRAKGTGYFFILKPKVADGTPCSPDSTSVCVQGQCVKAGCDRIIGSSRRFDKCGVCGGNGSTCKKVSGALERARPGYQNVVTIPAGATHLDVKQRAPGGGRHDNSYLAVLRQDGTYLLNGDYKLMTLETDLALKAGVATYSRSSASLERLRQLRPSPRPLTIQVLSVGDSPRPPPVVSNTATLAPQTPFFASPSXRNGGTRQSINAIREAGEAEWPLRSGPCSRELWAAVLQQREVLCLDSQGRPSGSAREELRPLASSAARPHPCPSCSCGEWSVCSRSCGRXFRKRPLRCVDTTGVHRPRELRPKRQASPLLDLAPERC, encoded by the exons ATGATGTGGTTCGTTTGCGTCTCGTTCAGTTTGATTACCGCTCTGTGCGTGAGCGCGGCGCACGGCACATGGGAGGAAAGTACAGTTGTACCGGTCAGACTCGACCCGGTTCGGCCGGAGAGGGAAGCCGAGCAGGGCCGGACCCTTtcggtagaggagagagagaaggagtcgGAGATGCGGGTATACCGGTTGGACGTATTTGGCAAACGGGTGGTCTTGGAGCTAGAGCCGGACCAGACCTTCCTGGCRCCTGGGTTTGTGTTCCATGTGGTGGGGAGCCCGGAGTTGCAGGCGCAGCGGGAATCTGACAGCAGCGCAGCCGAGACTCGGTGCTTCTTCTCAGGCACGGTGAACGGGGAGGAGGACTCCGCAGCTGCGCTCAACCTGTGCCACGGACTACGGGGCGGCTTCTACCTCCAAGGTGAAGAGTACTTCATCTATCCCAATAATTCGACTGATGCACAGCCTATTGATGGGGACCTCCACCTCATTCGCCGGAGAGGTCGGGAATCTTTTGCAGAGGAGAGCAGCTCAAAGTGTGGGGTCAACGAGGACGAGGACAGGTTGCCAGAGAATCAGGAGACAAAAGTAAACCATGGAACCACTRACCCCGACCACCCAG cCCACCACCAGCGGTCCAAGCGCTTYGTGTCCACGCCTCGCTTCGTGGAGATCATGATCGTGGCCGATCAGTCCATGGCCGAGTTCCACGGTGCCGGACTCAAGCCCTACCTGCTCACCATCATGGCGGTGGCATCGCGCCTCTACCGCCACCCCACCATCCACAACTCCATCAGCCTAGCCGTGGTCAAGCTCYTGGTGGTCTACGAGGAGGAGAGCGGCCCCCAGGTGTCGTCAAACGCTGCCCTGACCCTCCGCAACTTCTGCCAGTGGCAGCGGCAGCACAACCCRCCCAGCGACCGCCACCCAGAGCACTACGACACGGCCGTGCTCTTCACCCGAACG GACCTATGTGGCGCCCACTCCTGTGACACGCTAGGCATGGCGGATGTGGGCACGGTGTGCGACCCGGAGAGGAGCTGCTCCATCATCGAGGACGACGGGCTGCAGGCGGCATTCACCGTGGCACACGAACTCG GCCACGTGTTCAACATGCCCCACGATGATTCTAAGCAGTGTGCCAGCGTCAACGGTGACCATTGGGGCTCGCACATGATGGCATCCACCCTGTCCAACCTGGACCAACTCCAGCCCTGGTCGCCTTGCTCCGCCCTCATGGTCACCTCCTTCATGGACAATGGACACGGCCAGTGCCTATTGGACAAGCCCCACAAGTCCCAGCCGCTGCCTGCCACGCTACCCGGAACCGTGTACGACGCCGACCGCCAATGTCGCCTGACTTTCGGGGAGGAGTCACAGCACTGTCCCGACCTGAGTACCACATGTGTGGCGCTCTGGTGCACAGTGACCACAACCAATGGACTGCTGGTCTGTCAGACCAAGAACTTCCCGTGGGCTGATGGGACRCGGTGTGGCCATGACAGCTTCTGCCTGGCGGGACATTGTCTGAGCAAGACGGAGGCCGCTCGTCACCAG ACTCCAGTCAACGGTGCCTGGGGAGTATGGGGACCATGGGGAGACTGTTCCCGTACCTGCGACGGAGGGGTGCAGTTCTCCTTCAGGGACTGTGATAGCCCTCTGCCCAAAAACGGGGGCAAGTACTGCGAGGGCAAGAGGATCCAATATCGCTCATGTAACACAGAAATCTGCCCTGATAGCAACG GTGTGTCGTTCCGCGAGGAGCAGTGTCTGGCCCACAACGATATTTCGTCACAGGTGTCGTTCGGTTCGGGAGAGGGCGTGGAGTGGGTTCCCAAATATGCCGGCGTCTCGCCCAAAGACCGCTGCAAGCTGGTGTGCCGGGCCAAGGGCAcgggctacttcttcattctgAAACCCAAG GTGGCTGACGGTACTCCCTGCAGCCCGGACTCCACCTCAGTGTGTGTGCAGGGTCAGTGTGTGAAGGCGGGCTGTGACCGAATCATCGGCTCCAGCCGTCGCTTCGACAAGTGCGGCGTGTGCGGAGGCAACGGCTCAACCTGCAAGAAAGTGTCGGGTGCCCTGGAGCGTGCCAG GCCTGGTTACCAGAACGTCGTGACCATCCCCGCTGGCGCCACTCACCTGGACGTGAAGCAACGTGCCCCCGGTGGTGGTCGCCATGACAACAGCTACCTGGCAGTGTTGCGCCAGGACGGCACCTACCTCCTGAACGGCGACTACAAGCTGATGACTCTCGAAACAGACCTCGCCCTCAAGGCGGGCGTTGCTACGTACAGTCGG AGCTCCGCCTCCCTGGAGCGTCTACGGCAGCTT CGCCCCTCCCCGAGGCCCTTGACCATCCAGGTGTTGTCTGTAGGCGActcgccccgccccccccccgtcGTGTCAAATACAGCTACTCTTGCGCCGCAGACGCCGTTCTTTGCGTCACCTAG GCGGAACGGTGGCACGCGCCAGTCCATCAATGCCATCCGGGAAGCTGGGGAAGCTGAGTGGCCCCTGCGGAGTGGGCCATGCTCGCGAGAGCTGTGGGCGGCGGTACTACAACAGAGGGAGGTGCTGTGTCTGGATTCCCAGGGGCGGCCATCGGGGAGTGCCCGGGAGGAGCTGCGCCCGTTGGCTTCGTCCGCTGCGCGCCCACACCCCTGTCCTTCGTGTTCCTGTGGGGAGTGGTCGGTGTGCTCCAGGAGCTGTGGCC GGTTCCGCAAGCGGCCGCTACGCTGCGTGGACACAACGGGCGTACATCGCCCACGAGAGCTGCGACCAAAAAGACAGGCCTCGCCACTGCTGGACTTGGCACCAGAGCGCTGCTAA